From Terriglobales bacterium, the proteins below share one genomic window:
- the moaA gene encoding GTP 3',8-cyclase MoaA yields MRLADKHGRSITDLRISITDHCNYKCVYCRTGREGALYADLPMDDYLRMVRLFVELGIEKVRITGGEPLLRHGLVEFVRALAQLRSLDGRPLEIALTTNGHLLAELAQPLKDAGLSRVTVSMDAVDPEKFARITRVPHGHENCLAGIRAAKAAGLDPVKVNCVLLRGFNDDQIPEFAKFSRAEGVVVRFIEFMPLEEDRVWSPEIVVTFREIIEKLEAFRPLRELAHGLSETARRYTFDDGLGEVGIIAPVSQPFCGHCSRARITSDGKIRTCLFSLFDHDLYGVMRRGAPDEELRAYIRGVIMKKEARHHIGEPDFQKPSRSMVHIGG; encoded by the coding sequence ATGCGCCTCGCCGACAAACACGGTCGCTCCATCACCGACCTGCGCATCTCCATCACCGACCACTGCAACTACAAGTGCGTCTACTGCCGCACCGGCCGCGAGGGCGCCCTCTACGCCGACCTGCCCATGGACGACTACCTGCGCATGGTGCGCCTCTTCGTCGAACTGGGCATCGAGAAGGTGCGCATCACCGGCGGCGAGCCGCTGCTGCGCCACGGGCTGGTCGAGTTCGTGCGCGCCCTCGCCCAACTACGCTCCCTCGACGGTCGCCCGCTGGAAATCGCCCTCACTACCAACGGCCACCTGCTGGCGGAATTGGCCCAGCCGCTCAAGGATGCCGGCCTCTCCCGCGTCACCGTCAGCATGGACGCCGTGGATCCGGAGAAGTTCGCGCGTATCACCCGCGTGCCTCACGGCCACGAGAACTGCCTGGCCGGCATCCGCGCCGCCAAAGCCGCCGGACTCGACCCGGTCAAGGTCAACTGCGTGCTGCTGCGCGGCTTCAACGACGATCAAATCCCGGAGTTTGCAAAGTTCTCGCGCGCCGAAGGCGTGGTGGTGCGCTTCATCGAGTTCATGCCGCTCGAGGAAGATCGCGTCTGGTCGCCGGAGATCGTGGTCACATTCCGGGAGATCATCGAGAAGCTCGAGGCCTTCCGCCCGCTGCGGGAGCTCGCCCACGGCTTGAGCGAGACCGCGCGCCGCTACACTTTCGACGACGGCCTGGGCGAGGTCGGCATCATCGCCCCGGTGTCGCAACCCTTCTGCGGACACTGCAGCCGCGCCCGCATTACCTCCGACGGCAAGATCCGTACCTGCCTGTTCTCCCTCTTCGACCACGACCTCTACGGCGTCATGCGCCGCGGCGCTCCCGACGAGGAGCTGCGCGCTTATATCCGCGGCGTCATCATGAAGAAGGAGGCCCGCCACCATATCGGCGAGCCCGACTTCCAGAAGCCCTCCCGCTCCATGGTCCACATCGGCGGGTAA